Below is a genomic region from Thunnus albacares chromosome 4, fThuAlb1.1, whole genome shotgun sequence.
ATTTCAAGAAATGTCATATGAGTCTGATGTTCACtgaaaaaattgaatttttttgcTTTCCTCTAATCACCTATCTAGTCATTGCCTTTTTAAAAAGGATCTTCAGTAAAActcctctttcccctctctaatattataatatgcaatatatataataatattctAAACAAACCCAggtgtttgttagacagacaAATGGCTTCAAACAATAGAGTTGCTTAGTGCGATgattaattcaattttatttatacagtgccAAATCATAATaggttatctcagggcacttttcacatagaacaggtctagactgtactccttaatttacagagacccaacatgcccccatgagcaagcacttggcaacagtagcaaggaaaaactcccctttaatgagAGGAAACCTCCAGCAGAAACGGGCTCTAGGaaggcggccatctgctttgactggttgggttgagagagaaagaagggggggggagaggggagagagagacatagcaacaacaataataacaataacactgataataataatagaaatatgactagtaataataacaGCAGGCGTGGTGTCTAGGCAGGACACcagagaaagcacaaaaactctggggaagaagccaagttagtaacatgcattaatggtacatgaatgcacgCAGattgagaggaggaggaggagagaggaactcagggcatcatgggaagtctcacagcagtctaggcctatagcagcataactaagggctggtccaaggtgagcctggctGGCCCTAACTTacaagctttatcaaaaaggaaagctTTAAGCCTACTCTGAAATGTAGAGAGGTTGTCTGCCCCCCAgaccaaatctggaagatggttccatataaaataaatgtatatatatactacaCCATACAaatgttgtattatttgatcaattttaaagttttattacattttgttccTGAAATTCACCCTGAAACCACCCTTCTGCTGGGATCAGGATAATCCTGATGTTTTGGATCAAAGGTATCTCAATCCTACTAAAAATTTTTGAACATATACTGAAGGTTTGATCCAGATCAAAACCAAGACTGGATTACATGATCTGATCTGATTTTAgaatcctttttttcttttgagcaACCCATTTTCAAGCTTTGATCCAATCCGATAGCTGAAATCCGATCAGATTACTTATGAACAACTGTGCCGGTGATCTGCACTCATAGGCCACTGGGTCAGCCAAAGCAGAAACAATCACCTGTAAGACCTGCTGCCAACAGTGAGAGCTGTGTCCACAGGCAGGTCCTGTTAGCCCGCAGGCAGCAACATCGCTGAAACCAGTGGCTATTTTGGCTGTAGCACCAACATCACCATGCAACAAATGTCAAGGACAGAGAGAACTTTATagtaaacatgaataaatagttATCTACAACAAGTATTGAGAAGCATTTTGTCAGATTTGCAAAGAAGCACCAGGGACTGGTTATTTTTTCAAGGAAACAACACCTGGCATGTATTACCCGAATTTTGCGAATGGCAACACATATTGGATCAATTCAAAAAGCAGCAGAAGTCAGACTGTCACTGTAAACCTGCCTCCAAAATTTCAAGCAAACAAGCAACCAATTTATGGAGTGTTCATTAAGGTTTTCCATTGCACAAATTCAAAATGTACACTAAAtacaggtggatggaaactgataattttgtggttgttttccTGTGAATGTCCAGTGACCAAATCTTGAACTAAGACAACAATTGAAACTCACTCACTGATTtatgaaaagtaaatatattctaagtgtaTGATTTTTCCTTCCTGCTGGGAACATTGAGCCTCTAACTTGCcaaaataaacattaacatgTATCCATTGTTGTTACTTTTGTTCCAGAGAAAGATGCATGCTATCCTGATGATCGGCTGCTTTGTCCTTGCTGCAACAGACTACTTCCTCGGCTCTGCCCACATGATCCCTGATGAGAGACTCTCCACCAATAGGGTCGTTGTAGCTAATGCTCTGTCTCAAAGCCTTGACATGGGCTCACCGCCTGTTGTTATTGTAGGTAAGTCTGCGAGTTTCAAtttgaaacacaaaaaacaaaagagtttggtaactttatttgtaaagcCACAGTCCAGAATAAATATTACTGATTAAAATCATAAATTTCAAAAATGCAAGATAGCTATTGATCTAACCAGGGATCTATGAATTAAATGGTGGCAACAAAAACTGTGGTAGACTAACCTCCACCACAAGTTTATTGCTAGAAAGCACATGAAAGTTGACTCACTGTATTTGTGAGATTGGATGATGCACCCTAGGATGGGCTTTTAGGATAATATTTAACAGAATCCCTGCCGTTGTGATGTATAATTGACGTATCAGTATCATTCCAGTACCATTTATCATCATGCATGCTGATGATACCTTTTTTTACTGCTGTGAAAGTTTCAGAAGTATCCTCGTTTACGAATGTTGTCTTTCAGAGTTACCTAAAtcagtgaagaaaaacaagaaaacaaagaaacaaaaaaaggtgggccaaaaataagttttgaaTCCAATCAGATAATGATTGATAATGTGATAACTATTTACACATTGTGCTAGCTGTATTTATTgcatatttattgaaatgtgttccttgtgtGACAGTATAATCTCAACTAAATGTTCAATTTACtagcttttttaaaacttcaactACTTCTTATGGTTCTGACCATGAGATGCAGTTAAAGGCCtaaaaaaagctaataagtggaccttttgagttgagattatcATGTCTCACATACTGTTgccaaagtcaagaatgaacttccaTGTTTAAAActtgtttccttttctctcataCATATGCACGATTTTTACCcagaacacattttaatatttccatctttttctgtactcatattttcttttttcttgcatGTTTCAGTcgtttttctgtctttgctttatcttttttttgcttgtttttcaaatgacagcggcaaactgtaaaacaatatgATCTCATGTATTGTTAccacttctctctttctctcagacCAAATTTAGTGTGAAGAaacgtcctcctcctcctgctgactGCATTGCCCTATGGGGAAGCTGTAAATCTCCAGGCAATGTGTGCTGTGATTTCTGCGCCTTCTGCCAGTGTCGGCTCTTCAGAACTGTCTGTTACTGCCGAATGGGCAACCCTCGCTGCTGAACAGCCGGCCGCAGCCTGAACCA
It encodes:
- the asip1 gene encoding agouti signaling protein 1, whose translation is MHAILMIGCFVLAATDYFLGSAHMIPDERLSTNRVVVANALSQSLDMGSPPVVIVELPKSVKKNKKTKKQKKTKFSVKKRPPPPADCIALWGSCKSPGNVCCDFCAFCQCRLFRTVCYCRMGNPRC